In the Carettochelys insculpta isolate YL-2023 chromosome 6, ASM3395843v1, whole genome shotgun sequence genome, AAGGCATGTCTCTTTGCTTAACCAGAGATGTGACTTTCTCCTTCAGCTTTCTGTTCAGCTCTTCTAGCTCTCTCTTCTCTGTGGCCATGTCTTTTATCATGGTCTCGCATTGCCCATGTTTGTCTTGCAGgactttaaatattaaaatatgttcTTCCAGTTTTCCAAGTCTGTGTTGCAATCGTATGTTCTCACTGTGCATTTCTAGCTTCTCCTGTGCATACTGGTCACAGGTACCTTCCAGTTGCTTAACTTTTTCCAGGAGAAGTGCTTTTTCCTGTCTGAGTTTCGCACTTTCTTGATTACTTTCTTCTAACCTGTGCCTCAGACTGGTAAGTCTTGGTACACTCTCTTctagttttttattttgttccaaCAGCTTTGTCAGTTCAGATTTCAGCCTCATGTTTTCTAGCTGGATTTCTTCCTGTAATGACATAAGTGTGGATCGTTCCACTGATCCTTCTTCTAGCTCTTCAATTTTTTCCCAAAGCTGAGGTACCAGATTGTtcagctctccatcccctttagttACTCCATCGGCTTTCTCAAGTTGGAGACACACTTCAGGTCTTTCTTCGGCCTTCGCTCGCTCAGTTGGCAGCCTAGAAACCACCAAACCAAGCCCTTTACTGTCCGTAGCGTGATTGGATTTTATTTTTGCCACGTTTCTGTCTTCCTGAAGACATCTATGCTCTCTTTGAACATCTTCATATGACATCTTCAACTTGAGACCTGCCTCAAAGATTTTCTTAAGCTCCATCTGTTTCATTTCCAGCACAAATGCTTTGGAAATCTGATGTTGCTTCTTGTCATCAGCCTCATTACATCTTGTTTCCAATACCATTATACTTTCCAAAAGCTGAGCCAGCTGTTTTTTCAGGGCATGGTTCTCTACCTTAGTGTCTTCACACACCTTCTCCAGACTGGAATAAGCCTCAGTCATTTCCTCAAGCTTCTTAGCTTTAGCCTCCAACAATGAAAGAACTTGCAAGTCCTCTCCTTTGTCTGTCTCCTTACAGCCATCATCCAGGTTTTTGAGAACCTTGCCCTCAGTTTGCTCCATCTTGTCTTGCAGTGGAGAGTCTTCCATCTCAGAATTTGATTGGTCAAAACCGGAAAGTTTCCCTGGCTCTTTTGCCTGTGTCTGTAACTTGATAATCTCAGAAACCATGTTCAAATTTTCCTTCACAACCTGCTCAGGTTGTAGGTTTATAAGAACATCTCCACTCTCTTCCAACTGCTGCATGCCAGATAGTGCTGAAACCCTGCTCTTCAATTCTGCACATTCATTGGCCAAGGCACCAAAGTCCTTCCGCAGTCTGGCCAAATCAAGGGTTTCCTGCTGcaatttctttatttttccttcaaGCTTTAAGATTTCCAAACTCATCTCTGCCTTCTCTCTTTCTGCTCTCTCATGAGTCTCTCTGTTCAAACCCTCCAAATCAAGGAGTTTGGAATTCAACTTGCATTTCTCTTGCTTGTATTCTGTCTCAAGCACTTCAAGTCTTTGACTAACCAGCTTCCTTTTTTCTTCTATCCCAGACATGTGTTCTTCTCTGACTTTTAGCTCTCTTGCATGATCATTCTGTAGCTGCTGTATTTTATTGCGCAACTCGTCCTCTTGTTTTTCAGTAGCATTTCTTAGGTCCTGAAGCTCTTTTTGGAGCTGCTCTTTTTCACATACTAACTTGTTCACGTGTTCCTTGAAGTTTTTCTCCAGGAGTTCCTTCTCCTGGGTTAGCGCAAAGGAAATGGCCTTTTTGCTCTCCAGCGTTGCCCTCAGTTGCTCTTGGGCCTCAGTGCATTCCTGGATGATTTCATCCTTTTCAAACTCCCACTGAGATTTCTCCTCGCACTGCTGTTTGGCGAGTTCTTGCAGCTCTCGCTGATAGCGCTCTTCAAGATTTCGTAATGTTTCTTCATACTTGTTCACAATTgtttgtctgttgacagaaaactgagTTTCCATTTGAGATGTTCTTCTGTTATAATTAGTTTCCATCTTTTTCCTACATATGTTCAACATAACATATTACTAAAACCACTGCCAAACTCCAGAAAACATGCTTGGTTTTAAACTAAATTTAACAAAACAATGGAATTTTACATATTGAATTACATTTCAATGCATATTTACTTGTTGGGTTTTTCTTTTGAGAACCAGAGTTACATTTAAGAAACCACCTGCTGGAATTTAAAAATCTACATGTTTTGCAAGGAAGACTGCCTCAAAGTACTGAATGAGTTATCTTACTAAATATAAGTGCCAGCAGATTCACGAGTGGACTCCTTCCAGTGAGGTTTCACATGAGCGCAAGAGGTCTCCTTACACTGACCATCTTTCTAGTTTGGAGCCAGATATTTAGCTCTGGGGTTAGAGAACCCAAGtggtaaattttaaaaaagccttttgATAAGTACATGGAAAGAGCATGGACTCTAAATGGGATCTACAAATTCATTATGTTTTGATCCTATTAACTAATTTAATTTATATATCTGTATTTGTCTGCCCTTGAAGTGAAACcagtaacatttttgttttgacagtaacATTAAGcatctgctcttaaaaaaaaccaaaaaacaaaaagtagtaaTTTTGGGTACCAACAGATTCACATAAAATAAAAGTACCTCTTCTAGTATAATTTATACCGTCAGAACTTTAAAGAAGTGTCAAAAAAGATTAAGGAGCAGGAATAGCTTCCTCAGAATTAGATCAGCCTAAAAAAATCTGCCTACCAGGTGGCCCAAACTGTTCAGTCTCACCTTTCTTCTTGGAGTTCCTTTTGGTGTTTCTCCAGGAATTCGCGTTGTAGCTCTGCCCTCTCAAAAGCATGTTTCTCTGTCAAGCTTTTCAGCTGCTCCTGGAAGCCTCGTTctacctcctccttttcttcctgcaGGGTCTGGACAAGGGCTCTCATCTTTTCTTCCATCCCAACACCTTTCTGGAGCAGCTCTTCCCGCTCTCGATTAAAGCTCTCTTGTACCTGTGCCAAACTAATCTGGAGGTCCTCCTCGTGTCTTAACTTCAGCAGTTCTTGGAGATTAGCCTTCTCCTTATCAAAGACCATCTGTAAGTTATTCCTCTCCTCGTTATGTTTACAGTCaagtctttctttttcttctttgagtattTCTGCCTCTCCCTGAAGTGCTTCAATCTGGTTTTTAAGGGCACTTATTTGCTTTTCCATCATTTGTCTTTCTTCATTATATTTCTTCACCACATTTTCTTGCTCCTTTTCACAATGGGCCCTGGTCTCAACTAGTTGGTTTTCATAACGACTCATCTGTGTTAAAAGACAAATGCAGTGGTTTATTTTCTAGCTCCCAGAGAAGCAATATTCTCATTTGCACATTAGCATCTGAAATTGCCTTTCCCCACAGAAGCAGAATAGGGATGCTGGAGCAGCCATATTTCTTGATATGGCCAGTATAATTTTTacacaaatgcaaatgaaattGATGCTCTGTGTATGTTATATGATTTTGTGAAACCAGCAAAAGAAAGCACAATGTTCAGGGTTCCAACTAATTTTCCACAAGTCACAAAGGTAAGTCTAGAGCTCAGTTTGTGGACCGGATTTAGCTTCAGTCAGCCTCACTTCCAAAAATCCTTAAGTTAAGCTCTTTGCTATTGATTCACCAATTAAGTAAATATATTAAGCAATGCAAAAGAAAGGAGATCTGCTTGCCAAGTGAAAACTGATTTTCCAAAACAGCAAACTATTGTCTATCTCCCTTCCATGCTTTCTACCCCAAGTTGTGGGGGCCCACCAGCTTTATTAAATTACAGCTGTGCTGTAGTAATGCATGGAGCTTTATATGCATTCATATGTTACTGCAGGGGTTGGTACACTGTCAGGCAGGAAGATGGGATAAGGTGATGGACTAAACCCCCACAACACAGGTCTTAGCTGAGCTTTGCCAGGTTGCTTAAACTTCACTTTTATCAACTTTCCATCCAACAGCTTCTCAAACTAAACAACTGTTCCAACTGCTTCAGCCACAGAGGTGGCTCATTTGGGGGCACTGCTTGAATTTCCTGTGCCTACAGGCCAACTCTACAGTAAGAAGGTACATTACTATTGTCTACTGGCTGGTAGGTGGCTGTGATGCTGAAGCCCCAGTGAGGTGTCCTACCCTCCTAAGGACAGGGGGTGAGCTCTGCACTGGAGCTGGAAGGAGAAGAGAGATTAGAGGACAACCCAGACACACAGCTGAGAGCTGCCAAGTCAAACAAAAGCGAGAAATGAATAGCTCAGGCCACCTCCCCCACACTATGGGAACTGTACagaggggcaagggaattgcccAGACTTTGGGAATGAAGATCACTTACTGTGTCTGTGAGCTCCTGTTTCAAGTGGTGCAGATCCTTCTGATGCTGCTCCTTTATTCGTTCAATGACCATTTCGGCTTCTAGGCTCATGTTTAGTGGGTTGCAATCTTCGGACCCAAGCCCTAAACAAAACCATCCGacaaaaaatctgttttccaGAAGCCTCAAGTGATCAGATTTTCAAGCCAAAACACTTTGTTAGCTACTTTCCTGGATTTACCGAAACCCAGGGATGTTGGTTACTACAGCCCGTCTGCAACAATGCAGCTCAGGCTCAAAACGGTCCCAGCTGCATCTGGAGCGAAGCAACTCCaagctttcattttcatttgaacGCTTAACACAGGACTGTCTGCTCCATGGCAGCCCTAGCATTCAGCATGAGAATGGGGGTCCCGATCCTGGGCTCTCCCTGAACTGCCCACGGTGCAGTTTTTGGGGAGAAGGAGCACAGAGGTGATGCACACATGGTATCAAGCTTTCCTCTACACTCTCCCTATCCTGGAGTCATTGGCACAGGCCTCCTCGGCCAGCAGAAATCTGAACAGCCCTCTTTGATGTCTGCCAGCAGATGCTTGCACCAGGCCGCCAGCTCCAGTGCCCATACGCAGCACATTCCCTCTCCATCACTACAGCTGAAACCTCTGCCAGCTTCACATCACATCACCGGAGGTGCCACCTTCAGTGGCACAATTCTCCCAGGGCCTGATGGGTCGGCTCTGGGGCCGGAATCGTCTGCAGTGGGGCACCCAGTGACTGCACAATACTAAAACAAACAACAATCATCCACTTGTTTTCCTATTGCCTGGCTAGTGGGGGTGTGGGATTAGAGAGAAGCACTGCAGTTATGTGACCTTAGTTTAAATGAAAGAAAGTGTACATGGTTTGCGATTTAAAGAAAATAACGGGGACTTAGGAGTCATTGGCAGGCTATGAAAATACAGGGAGAAAAAGTGCACTCACTCAATGTGGCTGATCAGAAAAAAGAGAACCTAAGAACGGctagactgggtcagaccaaaaggtccatccagcccagtgtcctgtccctCAACAGTGGCCCATGGCATGTGTGTCTGATCCCCAGGAATGACTTCCCCTAGTTTGCACAATGAAGAAGAGCGGTTCTACGTTGAGCAAGTAGTGACTCTTTCCCACTGTTGTCATCCCAAAGGAAGAGGCCCAGACATAAGATCTGGTCGACTCCAGGCCAGCAGAGGGGtaaaccccaaactgccccagaacGGTTCACAGCTACAAGTAGCAACTGTCAAGGACATCAATGGTCTGTATTAAAAGAAGagttcttaaaaaaaattcattaCATGGACCTGTCCGCGTGAGTCTGAGTGCACCCCAGTGTTACGATCAAATGCCCAGGCCTGCATCTTGCTGTCCGGCTGTTGTAATAACTAATTTAGGCTTCTATACAGGCTCAGAGCAAGTGCATCAGCAGCATTTGGCTTGGGGATTTAATAAACAAATGCGTAATAGTCTTGGTGTTGTGGCAATACCCTGCACTACAAAAGTTGCTGATAATTCCGGGGACAGAAGGGCATTCCAAGTGTTTCCCTGTGTAAGTTTCCAGTTGTGCCTCGTTGTGGAATATCCCACGTAATCCCTTCTCAAACGCTTCCGGAGagccctctccctctgtaatcccCCCACCAGGATACAGCAGGAGAACCCACTCCCAAGACAGACCCCGAGGAAATATCCTTTACCTTGATCAGGCTCCACACGACCGCTTTCTCCTTTTTTCATATCCAACTCTTCATGCAGTGAGCTCTCCAGAGCAGGTCTAAAGAACCTGCCTTGAACTCGGTACTCTTCCAGCTCAGACTGGAGTTCATCAATCTGATCCTGCAGTTCCtgggttaaataaataaataaataaataaatagtaagtATTTGGAAGGGGGATATTGCAAAACACAGCTCAGCCACGGGACATTTGGAGCGGTTTATTTATCAGAATGACTTGCTATTCTTGAGCTATCCCAAGATTTTTAACACTAACTTGCCGCCCACCTGGGCAGGGCCTATGGCTGTGCTTTGCCAAGTTCCAATACACACAGGTAACTCCGCAATGTGTTTACACCCTCTGAATAATCAGCATCTACATACTGAATGAACgtgttggctgggtctacacttgccccagcttcaaagggggtatgttaatcagggcgatggtagattacaaatgaagagctgcagtgaatatgcagcacttcattaggctaattctcccccgcggcaactttgaagcgtcaaacttcaaagtgtcggcatgcgtgtagccgcgggctcttcaaagtgcctgtgctacttcaaagttgccatgagggaaagttagcctaatgaagtgctgcgtattcactgcagcacttcattagcaatctcctgtCACCCCaactaacatgcccccttcgaagttggggacaagtgtagttAAGCCCTTTGTGTTTGAAACATAGGATGCTTTAATACCCTACACCCGGGTTTCCCAAGTTTTATGTAGTCGGGACccagttttttttcagtaccctttattttgcagcccaaaaatataaatgcatattaaaagaagaatgaaaaaggaataaattttcactgttcattatttattcacaataacaaCAGTACACAGCGACAATTTGTATGTTTCGAAGAActggttttttcccccccccacgaggaccggtactgggccacTGACCACATGATGGAAAACGCTGGCCTGCTTCCAGGTTCCTGCTGCCAAGGAGACAGCACAGAAATCCTACAGACGAACATTCTCACAGAAGATCTGCGATCCTTCCCAGGAGGGCCACCCATCCCCTGTGACCTTGACATGAACGTAACAGGAGGTGGTGCCCTCCCTTAACATTATTGCATATCCCATCTGTTACCACTGGCCAGTGGCCAACAGGACATCCAGAATCCTTGTGCCACACACAGTACACACTGTGTTAGCCTTAACTGGGGCAAAAGAGTCTCTGAGCTAGGAGGTGGATACATCAATTCCCGCTCATTTGAAAAACGTCCAGGAAGCAAACACAGAAATTTCACTCCCCCAGCCTCTTCCGCAGCACTTTCAGAGCTGACAGTACCCTAATGTAGCGGGCTGCATATGCACATGAAAACACATTGAGGCAAATATCCGGCCAGCAGAAACCTGCCAGAAAGGCAGGATGAACGTAACTTGCTCTACAGGGATTTTGGCTTTCACTCCTGAACTGGCAAAATCCCACAATGGGGACAGAGTGACAGGACTGCTGTGGATTAACGATCCTCTAAAACCAGGACAACATGCCATGTGGAACATCTGCAGCCACAGCTGTCCTTGGAAAGAGGACATATTCAAGTAGATATTTTGGGAGaacaaattacaaaaaaaaatttgaatCAGGAAACGGGAAATGTTCATTTAACTTTAATCGCATTTTGCATTTATACTTCTTAGTTATTTCTCAAAGAAAGGCTGAGTCTCATTGGTGGATAAGCAACAAACCAACTATCCATAGCTGTTGAATATGTCTGGCACTCCTGACCAGGAGGATATACTATCGctataaaaaaattatttaagcaATTGCATAACTTACATGaattcagattcttaatttttACACTTTTATTATGTTGGAAAAGGATGAATGACATCTCTTATTTACTAGATGACTTCGTGTAATTTGCGTAAAGCACTATTTGAACGGAGATTCAAAATCAATTGAAATGCACAGAagggtattttattttttaatcaaataaGACTACTTAAATAAGCCGGACACCTAAGAAGAAtttattaaaacttttttttgcatttaaatCTGATTTATTAAACCAAATAACTAGTACTAGATGTAGTTAGCAAACTGAAACAATGGTGTTTGGTCACATCTTTCTGGGCTTTAGAATTAGAAGCTCTCATCCTCTCTTACCTAGCTTTTAGTCACAGATCTGAAGCAAAACAAGcaagttttcctgctttttctaCAACTCCCAATAGATTTCTTTCCTTTGAATAAGCTAATTAATGAACTGAACAAGTTGACTacactgaaatgaagaaaatattcccTCTGTGCCTGCAGAAGAGGTGGTTGCTGTCCAAAGCTATCTTAGCATTTCAACAAATGCTGGTGACAGGTGTTAGCTGAGGCGTCCACCAGATCAGTGAGTTTTCTTTCTTTGAAGTTGGACGTTAACGTGTACTGTTTAATATCAGATTTTGTATGGAATTTAAACTGTTTCAAAAGACTAATATGTTTAGGTCTTAGCATAATTTGTCACagtcacatttaatttcagtttgcttttttctgCAGTAATTGTGCATTTAAATAAGAAACCAGATCATTTTGTTCCAATGTAAAAAACATCTATTTCAGTTACTTTGGTTTAAATGCACACGAGTCAGGGGAAAAAACTCCCTTTACATGCCACTGCTGTTTGGCCCCTCTCTTAGGCAACCAAAGGGGGTGGTGATTTTCATACTGAGAGTCCCAAGTCGCTTTAAaggctggccagccagccagccagccagccacttgcCTAGAGCTGTAAGACAAAGGGTTCCTGTACCAAACCTTATCTCTCATGGCACCGCCTCCCCTTTGGTAGGGTCATTTTCCTTACAAAGCAGAAGCTAAGAGAAGAGCTTTAAAGCCAAAAGGCTTGTGGTCGGTCTAAAAAGGGGAATCAGGTTATAGAACAGCAAACTCACCTGCATCCGATTAGACCTGGCACTCAATTCCGATGAGAAAAGGGCATTAAGTACAGAGCTAAAGTTGGTATTTCCCACCCTTTGGTTCACTCACCCTGCACTGCTGTTCATACTCATTTTTCATTTGTACCAATCTCTCCTCCTGCAGGAAAAACTCCGCACTGCTGGGATCCAGGTCACCAAACTATAACACAGCATGAAAACAATTGAGTTAATCCTCCACTGTGAATAATCCTGGTGCTGAATTTGAGGCCAGGCCGCAATTATCCAAACACTCCAGTCAGCCTGTGTTTTGTTTATATGGAAAATACTGCCAGAGGGGTCAGAGTGGGGGATCGAAGCAACTTCCTAGGCAACAAACCAGCTGTTATTTCAGAGTGCCACGTGCACTTTTCACTCCCTTCGATTCCACtgggtatttttgtttttagcCACAAATCTACAATGCAACTATAAAAAGTCAGTAGCCTGAAAGTGTTTATAGGTAGGAAACATTTGTTAGAGTCGCAGAAAATTCTACAGTAAGGCCCTTTAAGAATATTGAGAAAGGTGAACTAACCAAAAGAGCCCCCCAACCCAAAATTACGGTGCAGTTTAGTCTCAGAGCGGTAAGCtctattagtctgtagcttcacaatgacaagtcctgtgggaccttgaagatgaacaaatttattaggtcataagctttcaggggaagcctttaaggtgcctcaggactgctttGTGCAGTTTCTGACAATATGGCCACCATGCTGAACTGTTCATCCCAATTTTAGCTCAGATTTAAGAGTGCAAGGGCTCCTGATGTCATCTTGTCTTTGTTTAAGTCTGAATCCCAGAAAAAGGATTCATGCAAGTGTGTGACTGATTCCCTTTTTGAGATCAGGGCCACAGTAAACCAGCTCTGCAGGAAAGAGGTGACTTCCCTCTGGGAAGTGGAAAATACTTATCCCCTTCTACGGTACTATacaacagtgtttcttaagctcTTTGAGACCACTgagcaccaaacaataatatttttatttagtaCACCTAtgaacattgtttaaaaaaaagtcagaccaagaaaaaaaaaaaacaaaaaacaaaaacaaacagcaacacatacagcaaaaacaaaatgatgtaATTTAATCagctatcatagcaatgaagtagtagcATTGTATCTCGCTTTCATAACCGAAAATATCAGTATATTTTTCCCAAATGCTCACAGAGCATCTGCAAGCGgttcacagaacacagtttaagaaacactgatctacaaAATAGTAAGTCATTTACTGATGCTTCAGATTAGATTTTCCTGAATTAACACTCAGCCACAGTTGTCAGCGTAACCAAGGTCCACTGTGGTCACGTTTCTGAACTGGTGAAATCCCACAGTGGTAGTGGAATGACAGGACTGCTGTGGATTAAGTATTCTCCACAACCAGGGCTTTCCTTGTGGAACCGGACAGCTCGTCCATTCTAAATTGATTCTACATTCTTCATCTGCTGCTATGGTTAAATCAGCATCaggcagcctcccttcaggaatttgctctctgattttcaaaaggcacaaGGGAAGGCTCACCTTCTCAGCCAAGACATTTTCCAGGTTCCTTTGCAGTTTGCTTGTCAGGCTCTCATACTCTGCCAGCTTCTGTCCAGCCTCCAACAGCTCGCTCTCTAACCGGCTGTTCTCCTAAAGGAGAAGAGAATTAAAGTTCTGGGGTATTAGTTTGTTTTAAGCTTTGAAAACACTGATACCTAAGAACGCCCACAGACAGTCGGGTCAGAAGGGACAGCTGTCTGGCATGGAACTCAGCTCACACCTGGATTCGGACACTAACACCGATACACGCTTCAGTCACCAATCTATTTAcaaccccctgcttccccacagccTGAGCTTGTTTGCTTTTTCCAACTGGGCAGAGATAATAAGCCAAGGCGAGAAGGCTCCAAGCAAACAGTGATACCTGAGAGAGAGAAGTTGCCCAAATCCGAGTGTATTCAGACTAGAGCAAGATCAGTAATGAGTTACCTACTTCTAAAACATTTTGAAACCTGAATGTGAGGCTCAAGTACTAATGGCCCCATATCAAAaaacacagccctgcagccccactgttTGGAGACTGTAGATCCAACTGGAGAACATATTTATGGggtttttaaagttttattttgatAGGCCCAAGACCTTAGCAGTAAGATGTTTCCTCTGCTAGCTGGTGGATGGATGGCAAAACAGGTGTCCATCTAGCAGAATTGTCCATCTGGTGTCAGGGTTGATAGGACAGGTGTGCTCGGTATATCATAGCTGTACAGTCTGGGACCCTTAGGACTTCCAAGGAACAGCCCATCCAGGTGAGTCAGAACCACCCCTTTAGGTACATCTACACAAATCATGCCACTAAAGGTCACTGCACCCAGAACAGTCACTGATTTGCTGAATGAGGGCTGAGTTGTAAGTGAGGAAGTTCTACAACTTCAGCCAGCCCTTTGTTACCTTCAGAGAAAGGGTGAGTCGGTCGCGGACGTAGGTCTCTTCTGTTTTCACCTTCTCAatctcctgctccagctccagccgctgtctggcagcctgctgcaggagctgctctcGCTCCTTCCGGAGCTCATTCTTCAAAGCTGCAGTGCGTTCTTTGTACTCCTCATCCAACTTCCTGTGAACaacaaggaaggatggtaagaaGAGTGGCCAAACCCTGTTAAAAAGTAAGCAGGGTAGGACCAGTCACACAAAATCCGCTGGGTTTTGCACCAGCTCCTCCAACATGCACCGCGGAGAAAGCAGGGCAGCTCAGATCAGCAACACACACCCCCCGGTCAGACTGCACAATGGCCTGTGACACGCACAGTCCAGGCTACGTTCTAAGAGGGCTGCTCCCTTGCTAGGGTTAGTTTGGTTCTCCCTCTAACCCATCCCAATTTTCAAGTTAGAGCTCAACTGAAgttgtgtttttgaaaaataaaacaacaacttCTTGTCACCTAAAACGAGAGCACCCAAACAAAGCACCCTAAAGCGAAAAGGAGAGGATTGGGTACAAGGAACCGGGAAGCAGGGAAGAAGAGGATGGGAGCTCAGCCAAATTGATCCCCAGGTCTTTGGaacacagcctgagccccacacacatAGTCCAGCACTGATCTCATTTTTACCAGCTATAACCAATACTGTATACACCTGCTTCAAGGACAGAGCAAAAATGGagtctctctctcaccctgtgcTTTGCTATCATGGCAGCCaaggctgaggtgcggggggccgCCATACCTGAGGTTGTATTCGTTTCGGCGCTCTATGGTAGCGTGGTGGTCATCCACTTCGGAGGCCATGAGAGACTTCAGTTTTTCAGCTTTTTCCAAATCTGAACGTAGCTTCTCTTTTTCTCTGATCACTTG is a window encoding:
- the NIN gene encoding ninein isoform X2; the encoded protein is MDEVEQDQYEARLKELFDSFDSTGTGSLGQEELTDLCHVLHLEEVAPGALQQTLLQGNLLGRVHFDQFKEALILILSRTLSNEEDFQEPDSSPEAQPKYIKGGKRYGRRTLPEFQESVEEFAEVTVLEPLKEEARTSPIASSDCNEHWKTQNSEEYEAEGQLRFWNPDDLNASQNTSSPPQDWIEEKLQEVCENLGITRDGHLNRKKLISVCEQYGLQAVDGEVLEDVFHNLEQDGTMSIEDFFYGLFKNGKSLTSSASTPYRQLKRHLSMQSFDESGRRTMALSAMTSTIGFRVFSSLDDGTGYASAERVLDAWHEEGIENGHEILTALDFSLDAKINLTELTLALENELLVTKNGTHQAALASFKMEIRHLLERVDQVIREKEKLRSDLEKAEKLKSLMASEVDDHHATIERRNEYNLRKLDEEYKERTAALKNELRKEREQLLQQAARQRLELEQEIEKVKTEETYVRDRLTLSLKENSRLESELLEAGQKLAEYESLTSKLQRNLENVLAEKFGDLDPSSAEFFLQEERLVQMKNEYEQQCRELQDQIDELQSELEEYRVQGRFFRPALESSLHEELDMKKGESGRVEPDQGLGSEDCNPLNMSLEAEMVIERIKEQHQKDLHHLKQELTDTMSRYENQLVETRAHCEKEQENVVKKYNEERQMMEKQISALKNQIEALQGEAEILKEEKERLDCKHNEERNNLQMVFDKEKANLQELLKLRHEEDLQISLAQVQESFNREREELLQKGVGMEEKMRALVQTLQEEKEEVERGFQEQLKSLTEKHAFERAELQREFLEKHQKELQEERQTIVNKYEETLRNLEERYQRELQELAKQQCEEKSQWEFEKDEIIQECTEAQEQLRATLESKKAISFALTQEKELLEKNFKEHVNKLVCEKEQLQKELQDLRNATEKQEDELRNKIQQLQNDHARELKVREEHMSGIEEKRKLVSQRLEVLETEYKQEKCKLNSKLLDLEGLNRETHERAEREKAEMSLEILKLEGKIKKLQQETLDLARLRKDFGALANECAELKSRVSALSGMQQLEESGDVLINLQPEQVVKENLNMVSEIIKLQTQAKEPGKLSGFDQSNSEMEDSPLQDKMEQTEGKVLKNLDDGCKETDKGEDLQVLSLLEAKAKKLEEMTEAYSSLEKVCEDTKVENHALKKQLAQLLESIMVLETRCNEADDKKQHQISKAFVLEMKQMELKKIFEAGLKLKMSYEDVQREHRCLQEDRNVAKIKSNHATDSKGLGLVVSRLPTERAKAEERPEVCLQLEKADGVTKGDGELNNLVPQLWEKIEELEEGSVERSTLMSLQEEIQLENMRLKSELTKLLEQNKKLEESVPRLTSLRHRLEESNQESAKLRQEKALLLEKVKQLEGTCDQYAQEKLEMHSENIRLQHRLGKLEEHILIFKVLQDKHGQCETMIKDMATEKRELEELNRKLKEKVTSLVKQRDMPSQEEKEELNSAIYDLQSVCSELQQKVELLRCEAEKLRDENTLLKEEITLLNEEGSVSNLKLRELNGSREEMWQKLEAIRKEKVAVQKMVDNLRKQVADLKSRNQQLDFENTELSQKNLKNQAEIQDLGQRLARLLRQKEKEMGKCTAEEWERERSKLKEELDNCKVKSSALVSSLETELSKVKVQTLLLEQENHLLKQELEKTQQLPRCPDLSDFQNEISSIITKNEKLLKEKEVLSEELNRCVDKVAKVNLLENVIASLKQEQKSWEQQNQTLKTQLTVSQEKVLSLDEALQNINLQVSRLKSDLRVTQQEKETLKQEVISLHKQLQNANDTIWQLEPVTLSMKHQKHQSQSGIVKAIEQEKLSLKRECEQLQKELSSAHRKINQMNSLEHELETISLENEGLRKKQVKLDEQLMEMLHSGSGVMISQSHRSRELQPLQQQGCPMVPKEQFLQLQHQLQQAERRSQRLQEELENRPSETNMPQGSNAQLLKMMEERMMDVEQKLKLVKRLLQDKVNQLKEQLSKNTKADAMVKDLYVENAQLLKALEMTEQRQKTAEKKNYFLEEKIASLNKIAKNLGSPSLSSAPQLRS